One Deinococcus grandis DNA window includes the following coding sequences:
- a CDS encoding RidA family protein, whose product MKDIIQTPDAPAAIGPYSQATVFGNLVVTSGQIPLTPDGTLVEGGITEQTEQVIANLKAVLAAAGTDLARVVKTTVFLADMNEFAAMNAVYEAHFPAPYPARSTVQVARLPRDVRVEIEVLAERH is encoded by the coding sequence ATGAAAGACATCATCCAGACGCCCGACGCGCCCGCCGCCATCGGCCCGTACAGCCAGGCCACCGTCTTCGGCAACCTGGTCGTCACCAGCGGCCAGATTCCCCTCACGCCCGACGGCACCCTGGTGGAGGGCGGCATCACCGAGCAGACCGAACAGGTCATCGCGAACCTCAAGGCGGTGCTGGCCGCCGCCGGAACCGACCTCGCGCGGGTCGTGAAGACCACGGTGTTCCTGGCCGACATGAACGAGTTCGCCGCCATGAACGCCGTGTACGAAGCGCACTTCCCCGCCCCGTACCCCGCGCGCAGCACCGTGCAGGTCGCCCGGCTGCCCCGCGACGTCCGCGTGGAGATCGAGGTGCTCGCCGAGCGCCACTGA
- a CDS encoding magnesium transporter CorA family protein, with protein sequence MLTYYRSVGGKLNTIDGYIDGCWINAADPSPEELARVARETGLDLDYLSYPLDPDERSRFEREDGQLLIIMQTSYRLAEDSDIPYDTVPLGILHTDHCLVTVCALPENPVIKDVLGGLVRRVSTVKKNRLTLQLFLRNAQRFLIDVRQINKRVDAIEDKLENSQQNRELLNLLKLEKSLVYFLTGLKANEAMMERVKRDRIFEMYEEDSDLLDDVLIENLQAIEMASIASNILTSMAGAFASVISNNVNQVVKVLTVTTILVAIPTLVTSIFGMNVPIPFHDSPEGIWIVLGLAVALAVAVAGIFYRLRVL encoded by the coding sequence ATGCTGACGTACTACCGCAGCGTCGGCGGCAAACTGAACACCATTGACGGCTACATCGACGGCTGCTGGATCAACGCCGCCGACCCCAGCCCCGAGGAACTCGCCCGCGTCGCCCGTGAAACCGGCCTGGACCTGGACTACCTGTCGTACCCGCTCGACCCGGACGAACGCTCCCGCTTCGAGCGGGAGGACGGGCAGCTGCTGATCATCATGCAGACCAGCTACCGGCTGGCCGAGGACAGCGACATCCCCTACGACACCGTCCCGCTGGGCATCCTGCACACCGACCACTGCCTGGTGACCGTGTGCGCCCTACCGGAGAACCCGGTCATCAAGGACGTACTGGGCGGCCTGGTGCGCCGCGTGAGCACCGTCAAGAAGAACCGCCTGACGCTGCAACTGTTCCTGCGCAACGCCCAGCGGTTCCTGATCGACGTGCGGCAGATCAACAAGCGCGTGGACGCCATCGAGGACAAGCTGGAGAACAGCCAGCAGAACCGTGAGCTGCTGAACCTCCTGAAGCTCGAGAAGAGCCTCGTGTACTTCCTGACCGGCCTGAAAGCGAACGAGGCCATGATGGAACGCGTCAAACGCGACCGCATCTTCGAGATGTACGAGGAGGACAGCGACCTGCTCGACGACGTCCTGATCGAGAACCTGCAGGCCATCGAGATGGCGTCCATCGCCAGCAACATCCTGACCAGCATGGCGGGCGCCTTCGCCAGCGTGATCAGCAACAACGTCAATCAGGTCGTGAAGGTCCTGACCGTGACGACCATCCTCGTGGCCATCCCGACCCTGGTGACCAGCATCTTCGGCATGAACGTCCCCATTCCCTTCCACGACAGCCCGGAAGGCATCTGGATCGTGCTGGGTCTGGCCGTGGCCCTCGCCGTGGCCGTGGCGGGCATCTTCTACCGCCTGCGCGTGCTGTAG
- a CDS encoding PP2C family protein-serine/threonine phosphatase encodes MTDVGRQRQGGVNQDAALALDLPQGGLYAVADGMGGHAAGELAANLALDALSQHYLDGRGTPPARLAQAVQAANIAVLRHAVGEYVGMGTTLLAALVDRGAVLIAHVGDSRAYLLRGSELHRLTEDHSWVAEQVRLGHMTEAEARDHQWRSVVSNALGGEERVRLELHGLPTQAGDRLLLCSDGLSSVVTDDELCALLARPLPPETTARLLVNAANDGGGPDNITALIVDVQRDAALPGYALPARRDDGPMYIDVLLSTQRGNSLMTYLLLMIAYFTLLGIMLLPERRTVIGALGTVILIALLIGQRVTQRRRAHTPLGTPSASLHPAAPAPAREPSVTQPR; translated from the coding sequence TTGACCGACGTCGGTCGGCAGCGGCAGGGTGGCGTGAACCAGGACGCCGCCCTGGCGCTCGACCTGCCGCAGGGCGGCCTGTACGCCGTGGCCGACGGCATGGGCGGCCACGCCGCCGGGGAACTCGCCGCGAACCTCGCGCTGGACGCCCTGAGCCAGCATTACCTCGACGGGCGCGGCACCCCGCCCGCCCGGCTGGCGCAGGCGGTGCAGGCCGCGAACATCGCCGTGCTCAGGCACGCCGTGGGCGAGTACGTCGGCATGGGCACCACGCTGCTCGCCGCGCTGGTCGACCGGGGCGCGGTCCTGATCGCGCACGTCGGGGACTCCCGCGCGTACCTGCTGCGCGGCTCGGAACTGCACCGCCTGACCGAGGACCACTCCTGGGTGGCCGAACAGGTCCGCCTGGGCCACATGACCGAGGCCGAGGCCCGCGACCACCAGTGGCGCAGCGTCGTCAGCAACGCCCTGGGCGGCGAGGAACGCGTCCGGCTGGAACTGCACGGCCTGCCCACCCAGGCCGGGGACCGCCTGCTGCTGTGCAGCGACGGCCTGAGCAGCGTCGTCACCGACGACGAACTGTGCGCCCTGCTCGCCCGGCCCCTGCCGCCCGAGACGACCGCCCGGCTGCTCGTGAACGCCGCCAACGACGGCGGCGGCCCCGACAACATCACCGCGCTGATCGTGGACGTGCAGCGCGACGCGGCCCTGCCCGGCTACGCGCTGCCCGCCCGGCGCGACGACGGCCCCATGTACATCGACGTGCTGCTCAGCACCCAGCGCGGCAACAGCCTCATGACGTACCTGCTGCTGATGATCGCGTACTTCACGCTGCTGGGCATCATGCTGTTGCCCGAACGCCGCACCGTGATCGGCGCGCTCGGGACCGTCATCCTGATCGCGCTCCTGATCGGTCAGCGCGTCACGCAGCGGCGCCGCGCCCACACGCCGCTCGGCACGCCCAGCGCCAGCCTGCACCCCGCCGCGCCCGCCCCTGCCCGCGAACCCAGCGTCACGCAACCCCGCTGA
- a CDS encoding DoxX family protein: MSVTRFIGRALLASIFIKSGLDHLQNPEPIVRAARGAEVPEPELAVKVNSGVMVGAGALMAAGLLSRPASVALAASLIPTTVIGHPFWDKQGKERQQQQTQFLKNIALFGALLIVSKE; encoded by the coding sequence ATGAGTGTGACGAGATTCATCGGGCGGGCGCTGCTCGCGAGCATCTTCATCAAGAGCGGCCTGGATCACCTGCAGAACCCCGAACCTATCGTGCGCGCGGCGCGCGGCGCGGAAGTGCCGGAACCCGAACTGGCCGTGAAGGTCAACAGTGGCGTGATGGTCGGCGCGGGCGCGCTGATGGCGGCGGGCCTGCTGTCCCGCCCGGCCAGCGTGGCCCTGGCCGCCAGCCTCATTCCGACCACCGTGATCGGTCATCCCTTCTGGGACAAGCAGGGCAAGGAGCGGCAGCAGCAGCAGACGCAGTTCCTGAAGAACATCGCGCTGTTCGGCGCGCTCCTGATCGTCAGTAAGGAGTAG
- the murI gene encoding glutamate racemase: MSDAPLGVFDSGVGGLSVLGDLRRALPGEDLLYLADTAHVPYGARPDGEIRELTARAVSALHARGVKGVVVACNTASAFSLGDLRSRFDMPVIGLVPAVKPAVLATRSGVVGVLATPGTMRGTLLADVIREFADPAGVQVLKAVSTELVPLVEAGQADSARAREVLREILTPVAQAGADGLVLGCTHYPFLAGSIRAEFGDTFMLLDSGAAVARHTRRVLEERGLLSARTSGGTEAFLVTGDPARAAPVVTDLLSRALGAANVQNEGEIHRAPPRIERIQT, translated from the coding sequence ATGAGTGACGCACCGCTTGGCGTGTTCGACAGTGGCGTGGGCGGCCTGAGCGTCCTGGGGGACCTGCGGCGGGCGCTGCCGGGCGAGGACCTGCTGTACCTGGCGGACACGGCGCACGTCCCGTACGGCGCGCGGCCCGACGGGGAGATCCGTGAGCTGACGGCACGGGCGGTGTCGGCGCTGCACGCGCGGGGCGTGAAGGGCGTGGTGGTGGCGTGCAACACGGCGTCGGCGTTCAGCCTGGGGGACCTGCGTTCGCGCTTCGACATGCCGGTGATCGGGCTGGTCCCGGCGGTGAAACCGGCGGTCCTGGCGACCCGGTCGGGGGTGGTGGGGGTGCTGGCGACGCCGGGCACGATGCGTGGGACGCTGCTGGCGGACGTGATCCGCGAGTTCGCGGACCCGGCGGGTGTGCAGGTCCTGAAGGCGGTGAGTACGGAGCTGGTCCCGCTGGTGGAGGCCGGGCAGGCGGACTCCGCGCGGGCGCGTGAGGTGCTGCGCGAGATCCTGACGCCGGTCGCCCAGGCCGGGGCGGACGGGCTGGTGCTGGGCTGCACGCACTACCCGTTCCTGGCGGGCAGCATCCGCGCGGAGTTCGGGGACACGTTCATGCTGCTGGACAGCGGCGCGGCGGTCGCGCGGCACACGCGGCGGGTGCTGGAGGAGCGCGGCCTGCTGAGTGCCCGGACCTCGGGCGGCACCGAGGCGTTCCTCGTGACGGGTGATCCCGCGAGGGCCGCGCCGGTCGTCACGGACCTCCTGTCCCGTGCGCTGGGGGCCGCGAACGTGCAGAATGAGGGGGAAATTCACCGGGCTCCGCCCAGAATCGAGCGCATACAGACATGA
- the rph gene encoding ribonuclease PH, giving the protein MTQPIREGRDLLTPRPITVKRGVNPHAPGSAHLIMGRTEILATVTLEEKAAPHMRGSKEGWLTAEYSMLPRATNDRQARERNLQNGRRHEIQRLLGRALRAGMDLRFFRNQTLYVDCDVLVADGGTRVASILAGHAALHDFCDRLIQKGRLTDWPISRNIGAVSVGLVGSEIRVDLDYAEDKVARADLNVVATSDGLIVEVQGGAEEGVLTHDEYVGMLATGTRAVQDIMADLTRQLSVIQGM; this is encoded by the coding sequence ATGACCCAGCCCATCCGCGAAGGCCGCGACCTCCTCACGCCCCGTCCCATCACCGTCAAGCGGGGCGTGAACCCGCACGCGCCCGGCAGCGCGCACCTGATCATGGGCCGCACCGAGATCCTCGCGACCGTGACCCTGGAAGAGAAGGCCGCGCCGCACATGCGCGGCAGCAAGGAAGGCTGGCTGACCGCCGAGTACTCCATGCTGCCCCGCGCCACGAACGACCGGCAGGCCCGCGAACGGAACCTGCAGAACGGCCGCCGTCACGAGATCCAGCGGCTGCTGGGCCGCGCGCTGCGCGCCGGGATGGACCTGCGCTTCTTCCGCAACCAGACGCTGTACGTGGACTGCGACGTGCTGGTCGCGGACGGCGGGACGCGCGTGGCGAGCATCCTGGCGGGGCACGCGGCGCTGCACGACTTCTGCGACCGCCTGATCCAGAAGGGCCGCCTGACCGACTGGCCCATCTCGCGCAACATCGGCGCGGTCAGCGTGGGGCTGGTCGGCAGCGAGATCCGCGTGGACCTCGATTACGCCGAGGACAAGGTGGCCCGCGCGGACCTGAACGTGGTCGCCACGAGCGACGGCCTGATCGTCGAGGTGCAGGGCGGAGCCGAGGAAGGCGTCCTGACGCACGACGAGTACGTGGGCATGCTCGCCACCGGCACGCGCGCCGTGCAGGACATCATGGCCGACCTGACCCGGCAGCTGTCCGTCATCCAGGGCATGTAA